The Plasmodium sp. gorilla clade G2 genome assembly, chromosome: 4 genome has a segment encoding these proteins:
- a CDS encoding RNA-binding protein, putative has product MMIENDETLNGLHNDEEFCIKEKSCHVDHDEKVHVDSIVKKNECAYNYEQREKRDRSSSVDSKPEIKKICCCQESNCSKSSKYEKSSCGSKNKNGDSLSNASTGINECVNNSKNLNEPFKFFIGGIPQYITSKHITEYFEQYGTVQHVVIAQDHETKRNRGFAFVTMASHMNKEKILKDTHELNGKRVDVREENNTTPSDIQRKIFVGGLNYYWTKDTLESYFSTFGEIDVVQIVLDSSGRSRCFGFVVFSNENSVAKVLKHKRHKIYDKMVEVRKAEPKKPKMSIKRSNNKNFSKFPPHIPFMTPFPPCNKETMAQWANFMYNTCGVPFLFNQRFQNLPDLYSNYNYYQNSLENIQQSEYNN; this is encoded by the exons ATGATGATAGAAAACGATGAAACATTAAATGGATTACATAATGATGAAGAATTTTGTATTAAGGAAAAATCGTGTCATGTTGATCATGATGAAAAAGTTCATGTAGACAGCatcgtaaaaaaaaatgagtgTGCATATAATTATGAACAAAGGGAAAAAAGAGATAGAAGTTCTTCTGTTGATTCTAAGCCAg agataaaaaaaatatgttgcTGCCAAGAATCCAACTGTTCAAAAAGCTCCAAATATGAAAAGAGTTCTTGTGGTTCTAAGAATAAAAATGGCGATTCCTTAAGTAATG CTTCTACAGGAATTAACGAATGTGTGAATAATTcgaaaaatttaaatgaacCCTTTAAGTTTTTTATCGGAGGTATTCCACAATATATTACAAGCAAG catATAACTGAGTATTTCGAACAATATGGAACAGTTCAACATGTCGTGATTGCTCAAGATCATGAGACGAAAAGGAACAGAGGATTTGCATTTGTAACGATGGCTTCACAtatgaataaagaaaaaattttaaag gATACTCATGAATTAAATGGCAAAAGGGTAGACGTTAGAGAAGAAAACAATACTACTCCTTCCGACATTCAAAGGAAAATTTTTGTTGGTGGTCTTAACTATTATTGGACTAAAGACACTTTGGAAAG TTATTTTTCAACATTTGGAGAAATTGATGTAGTTCAAATCGTTTTAGATTCTAGTGGTAGATCTCGCTGTTTTGGTTTTGTAGTTTTTTCTAATGAAAATTCAGTTGCCAAAGTTTTGAAACATAAGAGGcacaaaatatat GACAAAATGGTTGAAGTCAGAAAAGCGGAACCTAAAAAACCAAAAATGTCCATTAAAAGATCAAACAATAAAAA tTTCTCCAAGTTTCCTCCACATATTCCATTCATGACACCCTTTCCTCCATGCAATAAAGAAACCATGGCTCAATGGGCTAACTTTATGTATAACACATGTGGAGtcccttttttatttaatcaaAGATTTCAGAACCTTCCAGAtttatattcaaattataattattatcaaaattcTTTGGAAAATATACAACAAtctgaatataataattaa
- a CDS encoding cdc2-related protein kinase 3, whose amino-acid sequence MNVKDVDTVLDIFRGGPGVHTCSGIENYFLESNTLDYDIKKEFIKNLENPTCLSKFCMLKRKLVYDFFLVKKEIVKKKLWTCIESIINKLNDDDIIKVHRYLKKESGNVIHTFLNNIHLNKDLETKGRRRRRRKKIYILKKRKGKKKNNHNIQHNNFNINSNKLYCNLPINLNLEHIFWNHINIKNYKKKYFYHINKNINSLWKVYLSYNMLNINKCERKDIIKNILHTLLKKEYEQLNCFEWDSKVLLYKLLKKEDSKNISLENYIEDDDIISNSINHFDNNVDIYLNRKDNSENKNNTNIKDKIDSISEDDKLSLQTDGQTYNNKNNNNNNKKKKKKKKIIMNSNNILLNYNKNGQLLDDSLKLYNNNNNNNNNSNNNSNNNSNNNNNNNNSVHFHVHHNNLSDFKNIHYKDTDIIYELLLKSIKGEIKLKVKNFVKVHQVGQGAYGDVWMAEDIINNQRVALKKLKLNEEKDGFAKTYIREISILNSLKHENIVELIGVVHSILPINFFNQTIINQPSQNSNPININQNNIFKNNLFDHNSYKDFLITEKNYFFNKKKLSTLFMSPQKRNFSTNSDVSFDEDKSFDEDISFDEDKSFDEDKSFDEDISFDEDKSFDEDISFDEDKSFDEDKSFDEDISFDEDKSFDEDISFDEDMSFNQDVSSHQDVSSHQDVSSHQDVSSHQDVSSNNLLKHNNVDPSISLPLSSYEDTLSSDSTHSDCSSSTLSSFISYDKNKEKKSCIWMVFEYIPFDLSGYSELLREERNEKERYKFANLFSIGEIKNIFIQLLKALDYCHKNNIIHRDIKIANLLIDNNGILKLADFGLARFHSDINASNMTNRVITLWYRPPELLLGSENYMSSVDMWSCGCVLAELLTSNPLFSAENETDILKIILNKLGFPNDRDLKYLKNLPYWNLLKLNPIHPNNINHNINHNKKIETESSIRNIPGVGDLGLDLIKKCLKWNPYERITASDALNHPWFKIQPLSEKIHQRNNIKAAHSFMTKNYKKRDIPKNNYSKLNENFRYINVGNYRRAYLLSKYNDHLLYLNSRSSKRDILKAPSLHQEEKDKKKDKETKTERKNIEHKDKKHKELVNIKKEDETRHSKKCKVESVTDYSDRGENLKTPLDNSIKKNEHKLNSNKSDVDKTRKSITISRDGSLRRKERKTIAVVKYYDHKTKEYNYSHSPSHSKKHNNEKREKEKKTEGLDYRRESNNYFGRSREGVDDRRRYSTICKIGYNNADGYRDRISHRSREREWYKKSYGRRSRDRDRDRDRERERERDRERDRDKDRERDRERDRDKDRERDRERDRERDRERDRDRERERERDRERDRDKDRERDRERDRDKDRERDRERDRDKDRERERDRERNRDRDREKEKKRDKDKENDKNKEADHKKTTNESHQVNDQKKHKLDTEELRVEKKKKI is encoded by the exons atGAACGTTAAAGATGTAGATACTGTTTTAGATATTTTTAGAGGAGGTCCTGGTGTTCATACTTGTTCAGGtatagaaaattattttttagaaaGCAATACATTAGAttatgatattaaaaaagaattcaTAAAAAACTTAGAGAACCCCACATGTTTATCAAAATTTTGTATGTTAAAGAGAAAGTTAGTTTATGACTTTTTTTtagtaaaaaaagaaatagtgaaaaaaaaattgtggaCATGTATAGAAAGTATAAtcaataaattaaatgatgatgatataataaaagtacatagatatttaaaaaaggaaTCTGGAAATGTTATTCatacatttttaaataatatacatttgaATAAAGATCTTGAAACAAAAGGAAGAAGACGacgaagaagaaaaaaaatatatatattaaaaaaaagaaaaggaaaaaaaaaaaacaatcaTAATATACAACATAATAATTTCAATATAAAttctaataaattatattgtaatttacctattaatttaaatttagaacatatattttggaaccatataaatataaaaaattataaaaagaaatatttttatcatattaataaaaatataaattcattGTGGAaagtatatttatcatataacatgttaaatataaataaatgtgaacgtaaagatattataaaaaatattctccacacattattaaaaaaagaatatgaacAATTAAATTGTTTTGAATGGGATTCAAAAGTTCttctttataaattattaaaaaaagaagattcaaaaaatatatcacttgaaaattatatagaagatgatgatataataagTAATTCAATTAATCATTTTGACAACAATGTGGATATATATCTTAATAGGAAAGATAAttcagaaaataaaaataatactaatATTAAAGATAAAATTGATTCCATTTCTGAAGATGATAAATTAAGTCTTCAAACAGATGGtcaaacatataataataaaaataataataataataataaaaaaaaaaaaaaaaaaaaaaagatcatc atgaatagtaataatattttattaaattataataaaaatggtcAATTATTAGATGattctttaaaattatataataacaacaataataataataataatagtaataataatagtaataataatagtaataataataataataataataatagtgttCATTTCCATGTTCATCACAACAACTTAAgtgattttaaaaatatacattataaagatacagatataatatatgaattattattaaaatctaTAAAAGgagaaataaaattaaaagttAAAAATTTTGTTAAGGTTCATCAGGTCGGACAAGGAGCTTATGGAGATGTATGGATGGCagaagatataataaataatcagAGAGTagcattaaaaaaattaaaattaaatgaagaaaaagatgGATTTGCAAAAACTTATATAAGAGAAATATCTATTTTAAATTCTTTAAAACATGAAAATATTGTTGAATTAATTGGAGTCGTACATTCTATTTTACctatcaatttttttaatcaaACTATAATAAATCAACCTTCTCAAAATTCTAATCCTATcaatataaatcaaaataatatttttaaaaacaatCTTTTTGATCATAATAGTTATAAAGATTTTCTTATTACtgaaaagaattatttttttaataaaaaaaagttaagTACATTATTTATGTCACcacaaaaaagaaatttctCAACAAATTCAGATGTGTCATTTGATGAAGACAAGTCATTTGATGAAGATATATCATTTGATGAAGACAAGTCATTTGATGAAGACAAGTCATTTGATGAAGATATATCATTTGATGAAGACAAGTCATTTGATGAAGATATATCATTTGATGAAGACAAGTCATTTGATGAAGACAAGTCATTTGATGAAGATATATCATTTGATGAAGACAAGTCATTTGATGAAGATATATCATTTGATGAAGACATGTCATTCAATCAAGATGTGTCATCCCATCAAGATGTGTCATCCCATCAAGATGTGTCATCCCATCAAGATGTGTCATCCCATCAAGATGTATcatcaaataatttattaaaacataataatgtGGATCCATCCATTTCTCTTCCATTATCTTCTTACGAAGATACCCTTTCAAGTGATAGTACCCATTCTGACTGTTCATCCTCCACTTTATCTTCATTCATCTCATacgataaaaataaagaaaaaaaatcatgCATCTGGATGGTCTTtgaatatattccttttgaTCTGTCAGGATATAGTGAACTACTTAGAGAagaaagaaatgaaaaagaaagataTAAATTTGCTAACTTATTCAGTATaggtgaaataaaaaatatttttatacaattATTAAAAGCATTAGATTATtgtcataaaaataatattatccaTAGAGATATTAAAATAGCTAATTTGTTAATAGATAATAATGGAATACTAAAACTAGCTGATTTTGGACTAGCTAGATTCCATTCTGATATTAATGCATCTAATATGACAAATAGAGTTATTACATTATGGTATAGACCAccagaattattattaggtTCTGAAAATTATATGTCATCTGTTGATATGTGGAGTTGTGGTTGTGTATTAGCAGAATTATTAACTAGCAATCCTTTATTTTCTGCTGAAAATGAAacagatatattaaaaattattcttaATAAGTTAGGATTTCCAAATGATAGAGatctaaaatatttaaaaaatttacctTATTGGAATTTATTGAAATTAAATCCTATACAtccaaataatattaatcataatataaatcataataaaaaaatagaaacaGAAAGTTCTATAAGAAATATACCTGGAGTAGGAGATCTAGGATTAGATCTTATCAAAAAATGTTTAAAGTGGAATCCATATGAAAGAATCACAGCTAGTGACGCGCTTAATCATCCATGGTTTAAGATACAACCATTGTCTGAAAAAATACAtcaaagaaataatattaaagcaGCTCATAGTTTTATGaccaaaaattataaaaaaagggATATACccaaaaataattattctaaacttaatgaaaattttagatatataaatgtagGCAATTACAGAAGGGCTTATCTTCtaagtaaatataatgatcACCTTTTATATCTTAACTCACGTTCATCAAAGAGGGATATACTAAAGGCCCCGTCTCTTCACCAGG aagaaaaagataagaaaaaagataaagaaaCCAAAACggaaaggaaaaatatagaaCACAAGGATAAGAAACATAAAGAATtagtaaatattaaaaaggaaGATGAAACACGACACAGTAAAAAATGTAAAGTCGAATCTGTCACCGATTACAGTGATAGAGgagaaaatttaaaaaccCCTCTTGATAAttccataaaaaaaaatgaacacaAATTAAATTCAAATAAGTCAGATGTAGACAAAACTAGGAAATCAATTACCATATCAAGAGACGGAAGCTTAAGAAGGAAGGAAAGAAAGACAATAGCAGTGGTAAAATATTATGACCATAAAACGaaagaatataattatagCCATAGCCCAAGTCATTCTAAAAAGCACAACAATGAAAAAAgggaaaaggaaaaaaaaactgAAGGTTTAGATTATAGGAGGGAAAGCAACAACTATTTTGGAAGAAGCAGAGAAGGTGTAGATGATAGGAGAAGATATTCAACCATTTGTAAAATTGGTTATAACAATGCAGATGGGTATAGGGATAGAATAAGTCACAGGAGTAGGGAAAGGGAGTGGTATAAAAAATCATACGGAAGAAGGAGTAGAGATAGGGATAGAGACAGAGATAGAGAAAGAGAAAGAGAAAGGGATAGAGAAAGAGATAGAGATAAAGATAGAGAAAGGGATAGAGAAAGAGATAGAGATAAAGATAGAGAAAGAGATAGAGAAAGAGATAGAGAAAGAGACAGAGAAAGAGACAGAGATAGAGAAAGAGAAAGAGAAAGGGATAGAGAAAGAGATAGAGATAAAGATAGAGAAAGGGATAGAGAAAGAGATAGAGATAAAGATAGAGAAAGGGATAGAGAAAGAGATAGAGATAAAGATAGAGAACGAGAAAGAGACCGAGAAAGAAACAGAGATAGAGAtagagaaaaagaaaagaaaagagataaagataaagaaaatgataaaaataaagaagctGATCATAAAAAGACGACGAATGAAAGTCATCAAGTGAACGatcaaaaaaaacataaattaGATACTGAAGAATTAAGGgttgaaaagaaaaagaaaatataa
- a CDS encoding coatomer subunit zeta, putative, giving the protein MKSVSIKQLEGIIILDSDGNRIAVKYYNDKLIFKEEKSQNFNCSYESLNYGMDTYNDFKTVEDQKLFEKDITEKIKKLGLNYSNETEILLLNKYVILCLPVNDIVIYIIGDDNDNEIILYEIIETVHQALNNITNNHIGKKQLIDKLDSVYLILDEIADSGIIMETNANVIINRLYMNESDIQEQHTPLNQAISSAKENIIRSLLSGA; this is encoded by the coding sequence atgaaaagcGTGTCAATAAAGCAGTTAGAaggtataataatattagatAGTGATGGAAATAGAATTGcagtaaaatattataatgataaattaatatttaaagaagAGAAATCACAAAATTTTAATTGTAGTTATGAATCATTAAATTATGGTATGGACACTTATAATGATTTTAAAACAGTAGAAGATCAGAAATTATTTGAAAAGGATATAAcagaaaagataaaaaaattaggtttaaattattcaaatgaaacagaaatattattattaaataaatatgttatattgtGTTTACCTGTTAATgatattgtaatatatattattggtgatgataatgataatgaaattattttatatgaaattatAGAAACAGTACATCAagcattaaataatataacaaataatcaTATAGGAAAAAAACAACTAATAGATAAATTAGATTctgtttatttaatattagaTGAAATTGCAGATAGTGGTATTATTATGGAAACAAATGctaatgttattattaatagattGTATATGAATGAAAGTGATATACAAGAACAACATACACCCTTAAATCAAGCCATATCATCagcaaaagaaaatattataaggaGTTTATTAAGTGGGGCTTGA
- a CDS encoding armadillo-domain containing rhoptry protein has protein sequence MGNNCCAGRDLLYKNKLQEFGIEGSKTIRKLLSFTSNDILRFDKAYDENDVQEFVNLCSSTCEIEKLEDRMHPWAADPKTIGALSATQLAILASKENEPHYKDAIREANGIAVFINLLKSHELDRVHAAVVALSFLSVDNVKNCICMFESGALPYLISGMKSNIDGMKAACAQTCRNIFVLDKKYKKEFLKLGGITQLVNLLELPSNYDDSQPLYTQLEAIYHLEDFILNDGDEIPEFLEAVKNSNSIKNLKTLQQCPEQDLAEASNVLLLRLTD, from the exons ATGGGAAATAATTGCTGTGCAGGAAGAGat ttactttataaaaataaactacAAGAGTTTGGTATAGAAGGATCCAAGACAATAAGAAAGTTGTTATCCTTCACAA gTAATGATATTCTCAGATTTGATAAAgcatatgatgaaaatgatgtTCAAGAGTTTGTAAACTTATGTTCTTCAACTTGCGaa ATAGAAAAGTTAGAAGATAGAATGCATCCTTGGGCTGCTGACCCTAAAACAATTGGTGCATTATCCGCAACTCAATTGGCAATTTTAGCTAGCAAAGAAA ACGAGCCACATTATAAAGATGCAATACGTGAGGCAAATGGAATAGCCGTTTTTATAAACTTATTAAAATCACAc GAATTAGATAGAGTACATGCTGCTGTTGTTgctttatcatttttatccgTTGACA ATGTTAAAAATTGTATTTGCATGTTTGAATCTGGTGCTTTACCATATTTAATCAGTGGAATGAAATCAAATATAGATGGAATGAAAGCTGCTTGTGCTCAAACTTgtagaaatatttttgttttag ataaaaaatataagaaggAATTTTTAAAACTAGGAGGAATCACTCAACTAGTGAATTTACTAGAATt ACCATCAAATTATGATGATAGTCAACCCTTATATACACAATTAGAAGCTATTTATCACTTGGAAGATTTCATATTG aATGATGGAGATGAAATCCCCGAATTTTTGGAAGCAGTTAAAAACTCCAATTCGATAAAAAACTTAAAAACCCTACAACAg tGCCCTGAGCAAGACTTAGCAGAAGCCTCCAATGTTCTCTTATTGAGACTAACAGATTAa
- a CDS encoding GTP-binding protein, putative, which yields MKFIVKVILLVNIYSTIFCHLQNIKYTHKNHLLFIYIKNNNFILNTKKFKKNDKYIRQKSTFLSSSENEQNDGNVNKKKNNTGDSIKFYDFSHIYKHYNIEKKNNKQSNSTHDNQEVVNCMESEHVSNIINDNIINKQNNNNNNDDNNRTIYNNNEENNSYTQSSSDTTNNKNNSLLVKDDPNRIQKVIFENVYDYSSIFKEKEKKPYAKTYVANVFQKMPKFKDNTKVIKDALLYLKFIEKGNLYLIKNVDKKSVNPEPYDDFSNKQKKKGTKKDKIKLELTSIYNNINKEKHTKKRICKECCIKIDLYTKLLSRPLNNIYNMHRNLKKFLHPFQYSLYENTVTNLYKDGDVSNSLSDVLNNILEVRKLITSTGKMYAGQLKYLKTCREIFRTLNEAIVDLNIILQSGRKWLDIYNSYIKKIRKIKYIDITKPAISIIGCTNVGKSSLLNSITNSKSKVANYNFTTKEFNLGHYSFANDNDIFTTQIMDLPGLIDRPEDKRNLMEKLSLSSLKNIPSAVIYVFDPLKKDDHKFSSLKSQIDIRYYLRGLFPFRPWIDVITKSDLINFDQVQIPNDIKQNALFLSTEHKPSLLPLKEKINEVTYKLNNFLNKHMME from the coding sequence atgaaatttatTGTAAAAGTAATTTTATTAGTAAACATTTATAGTACAATTTTTTGTCAccttcaaaatataaaatacactCATAAGAATCATTtactattcatatatataaaaaataataatttcattttaaatACTAAAAAATTCAAGAAAAATGACAAATACATACGTCAAAAAAGTACCTTCTTATCTTCATCagaaaatgaacaaaatgatGGTAAtgtaaataagaaaaaaaataatacaggAGATAGTATAAAGTTTTATGATTtttcacacatatataaacactataatatagaaaaaaaaaataataaacaaagtAATTCAACACATGACAACCAAGAAGTAGTAAATTGTATGGAGTCAGAACATGTaagtaatataattaatgataatatcataaacaaacaaaataataataataataatgatgataataataggacaatatataataataatgaagaaaataattcatatacaCAAAGTAGTAGTGATACcactaataataaaaataatagccTACTTGTAAAAGATGATCCAAATAGAATACAAAAAGTTATATTTGAAAATGTATATGATTATAGTAGTATATTTaaagagaaagaaaaaaaaccaTATGCGAAAACTTATGTAGCTAATGTTTTTCAAAAAATGCCCAAATTTAAAGATAATACTAAAGTTATTAAAGAtgctttattatatttaaaatttattgaaaaaggaaatttatatttaattaaaaatgttGATAAAAAAAGTGTGAACCCTGAACCTTATGATGATTTttcaaacaaacaaaaaaaaaaaggaacaaaaaaagataaaatcaAATTAGAATTAACaagtatttataataatattaataaagaaaaacataccaaaaaaagaatatgtaAAGAGTGTTGTATAAAAATTGATTTATATACTAAACTTTTATCAAGaccattaaataatatttataatatgcatagaaatttaaaaaaattcttaCATCCATTCCAATATAGCTTATATGAAAATACTGTAAccaatttatataaagacGGTGATGTTTCTAATTCTTTAAGTgatgtattaaataatatattagaagTAAGGAAATTAATAACTTCTACTGGTAAAATGTATGCAGgacaattaaaatatttaaaaacatgTAGAGAAATTTTCCGTACATTAAATGAAGCTATTGtagatttaaatattattttacaatCAGGAAGAAAATGgcttgatatatataattcatatatcaaaaaaattagaaaaattaaatacatTGATATAACGAAACCTGCTATATCAATTATAGGATGTACAAATGTTGGAAAAAGTAGTCTACTTAATTCAATAACAAATTCGAAATCCAAAGTTgcaaattataattttacaaCAAAAGAATTTAATCTAGGACATTATTCTTTTgcaaatgataatgatatatttactaCACAAATTATGGATTTACCAGGATTAATTGATCGTCCAGAAGATAAAAGAAATCTTATGGAAAAACTTTCTTTATCATCTCTTAAAAATATACCATCAGCTGTTATCTATGTTTTTGAtcctttaaaaaaagatgatCATAAATTTTCATCTTTAAAATCACAAATAGATATCAGATATTATCTAAGAGGATTATTCCCATTTAGACCTTGGATTGATGTTATAACGAAATCTGATTTAATCAATTTTGATCAAGTTCAAATAccaaatgatataaaacaaaatgcTCTATTCTTGTCAACCGAACATAAACCTTCCTTATTACCtctaaaggaaaaaataaatgaagttacatataaattgaataactttttaaataaacatatgatGGAATAA
- a CDS encoding nuclear cap-binding protein, putative: MAHLYEEVYKKRKYFDRALCNDYEEWQDKIRESKTVYIGNLSIYTTQQQIYEHMSKAGDVENIIMGLHRTEKSPCGFCFVVYKKKEGYTQAVNFLNNSILDGRIIRVDEDLGIIGKRKYGRGKTGVQKRDERNKFYDEDRPKVLDNLVDHTISKKRKLNNNPYYERNIKQKILLPSNYTLNTTEMKTSRMVYIKPPVTLYPNAQHMMNINKNKHQNRNLYKFHIKKNKQNNKQT; the protein is encoded by the exons ATGGCACATTTATATGAAGAGGTttataaaaagagaaaatattttgataGAGCTTTATGTAATGATTATGAAGAATGGCAAGATAAAATAAGAGAATCAAAAACGGTTTATATAGGaaatttatctatatatacaaCACAACAACAAATATATGAG CATATGTCTAAGGCTGGAGATGTAGAAAATATCATCATGGGTTTACATAGAACCGAGAAATCTCCATGTGGCTTTTGTTTTGTagtttataaaaagaaagaaggATATACTCAAGcagtaaattttttaaataattcaattTTAGATGGTAGAATTATAAGAGTTGATGAAGATCTAGGTATTATTGGTAAACGAAAATATGGAAGAGGAAAAACAGGAGTTCAAAAAAGAGATGAAcgtaataaattttatgatGAAGATAGACCTAAAGTCTTAGATAACTTAGTTGATCATACAATtagtaaaaaaagaaaacttaataataatccatattatgaaagaaatataaaacaaaaaatactCTTACCATCAAATTATACTCTTAATACTACTGAAATGAAAACTAGTAGAATGGTCTATATAAAACCACCGGTAACTTTATATCCAAACGCTCAAcatatgatgaatataaataaaaataaacatcaAAATAGAAACTTATATaaatttcatataaaaaaaaataaacaaaataataagcAAACATAA
- a CDS encoding arsenical pump-driving ATPase, putative: MSEDESNSVSCSLSLESDGYSDEEYDTNLTNLIENESLNWIFVGGKGGVGKTTTSCSIAVQLSKRRESVLLLSTDPAHNTSDAFNQKFTNQPTLINSFDNLYCMEIDTNYSENTAFKLNKKEMFDNILPELLHSFPGIDEALCFAELMQSIKNMKYSVIVFDTAPTGHTLRLLAFPDLLKKALGYLINIREKLKGTLNVLKNFTNNEMEFESLYEKINHLNAMSSSIQANFQNPLKTTFVCVCIPEFLSVYETERLIQELTKKNISCYNIVVNQVVFPLDSPNINLENCQNLLSQIQNQQVQAYFNDLIVKTKELEDVYISRRKLQSKYLTQIKNLYSNDFHIVCMPQLKNEIRGLSNISSFSEMLLQSKDIPIYKDNI, translated from the coding sequence ATGAGTGAGGATGAATCAAATTCCGTTTCTTGTTCATTAAGTTTAGAAAGTGATGGTTATAGTGATGAAGAATATGATACGAATTTGACTAATTTAATAGAGAATGAATCTTTAAATTGGATATTTGTAGGAGGCAAAGGAGGTGTAGGAAAAACGACTACATCTTGTTCAATAGCTGTTCAGTTATCAAAAAGAAGAGAatctgtattattattatcaacagATCCAGCACATAATACAAGTGATGCTTTTAATCAGAAATTTACTAATCAGCCAACATTAATAAATTCGtttgataatttatattgtatGGAAATAGATACAAATTATTCAGAAAATACAgcttttaaattaaataaaaaagaaatgtttGATAATATACTACCAGAATTATTACATAGTTTTCCAGGTATTGATGAAGCATTATGTTTTGCTGAATTAATGCaatcaataaaaaatatgaaatattcaGTTATAGTTTTTGATACTGCTCCTACTGGACATACTTTAAGACTTTTAGCATTTCcagatttattaaaaaaagctTTAggatatttaataaatattagagaaaaattaaaaggaaCTTTAAATGTTCTTAAAAATTTTACAAATAATGAAATGGAATTTGAatcattatatgaaaaaattaatcatTTAAATGCTATGTCTAGTAGTATACAAGCTAATTTTCAAAATCCATTAAAAACAACATTTGTTTGTGTATGTATTCCAGAATTTTTAAGTGTTTATGAAACTGAAAGATTAATACAagaattaacaaaaaaaaatatttcatgttataatattgttGTTAATCAAGTTGTTTTCCCTCTTGATTCTCcaaatattaatttagaAAATTGTCAAAATCTATTATCACAAATACAAAATCAACAAGTTCAAGCATATTTTAATGATCTTATTGTTAAAACAAAAGAATTAGAAGATGTATATATCTCAAGAAGAAAATTACAATCCAAATATCTAACACAAATTAAAAATCTATATAGTAATGATTTTCATATTGTATGTATGCCACAActaaaaaatgaaatcaGAGGATTAAGTAATATATCTTCCTTTTCAGAGATGCTCCTACAATCGAAAGATATAcctatatataaagataacaTCTAA